In Streptococcus respiraculi, the following are encoded in one genomic region:
- a CDS encoding polymorphic toxin type 50 domain-containing protein yields MTGSIRELRNGTKSSDEKVDLIETGLVGIDFFTGKPVNAMTIKYSKTGVHLIPTYYERRD; encoded by the coding sequence ATGACAGGTAGTATTAGAGAATTAAGAAATGGTACTAAAAGTTCTGATGAGAAAGTTGATTTAATTGAAACTGGCTTAGTTGGTATTGATTTTTTCACTGGAAAACCTGTTAATGCAATGACAATTAAATATAGTAAAACAGGTGTACACTTAATACCAACTTACTATGAAAGGAGAGACTGA